The following are encoded together in the Arcticibacterium luteifluviistationis genome:
- a CDS encoding beta strand repeat-containing protein yields the protein MSNFYILALLKKISSKKLTFGLVSMICFLGIFNDAYSQCVVGPNTADNALTWDSAPNGSQTVQNTSNTAGGPPGTISDYVTVCSSNGSVLNVPFTVQISETNGTVYDPTRSGTDGGYGQPYFTIFMDNFDGGCTSCNNSNNAAYSAGNAVRMVFTFDYPVIISDFEISDIDAADNSNPSNGSSSFQDRVTLSATNSSGGNVPLTLALGQTGLVTISGQTATSAWASGQNYNITETDARGTITVSATQAVKTLTLDYIAGPNDSNPAQQAIRVSGIESLQSPDVPVITGNVFNDCNGLTDNTINGGNATSIAGSLYINAVDNSSGNVLAVAKVKNDGTYSISVPNNKTYSLRLSTNAGTLGSTPPANALPSGYTNTGEKLGTGTGHDGTPDGSLTGVVVSSSNISNANFGTVNAVTLSTSTTNVTTCFGGNNGSVTLTVGTGPSPFTYSWSNGATSKNISGLTAGGYTVTVTDANGCTTTTSASISQPTAISLSNTKTDLVCNGSSTGSIDLSVSGGTGSYTYAWSNSATTQDITSLSAGTYTVTVKDANNCTATRSVTITQPTAITSSVSSQTNVTCNGASTGAATISASGGTGTLTYAWAPSGGTAATATNLSAGTYTVTIKDANNCTKTQSVVITQPTAISLSNTKTDLLCNGSSTGAIDLSVSGGTGSYTYLWSNSATTQDITSLSAGTYTVTVKDANNCTATRSVTITQPTAITSSVSSQTNVTCNGASTGAATISASGGTGTLTYAWAPSGGTAATATNLSAGTYTVTIKDANNCTKTQGV from the coding sequence ATGTCAAATTTTTATATACTTGCTTTGCTGAAAAAAATATCATCGAAAAAACTCACTTTCGGTCTTGTTTCGATGATTTGTTTTCTTGGAATATTTAACGATGCTTATTCTCAATGCGTTGTAGGACCAAACACTGCGGATAATGCCTTAACTTGGGATAGTGCACCTAATGGTTCACAGACAGTTCAGAATACATCAAACACAGCAGGTGGCCCTCCAGGCACTATTTCTGATTATGTTACGGTTTGTTCATCTAATGGTTCAGTTCTTAATGTCCCTTTTACTGTTCAGATTAGTGAAACTAATGGAACTGTCTATGACCCAACGAGGTCAGGAACTGATGGAGGATACGGGCAACCTTACTTTACCATCTTCATGGATAATTTTGATGGGGGATGTACTTCTTGTAACAACAGTAATAATGCGGCATATTCTGCAGGTAACGCTGTTCGTATGGTATTTACTTTTGATTATCCCGTAATTATTTCTGATTTTGAAATTTCTGATATTGATGCCGCAGATAATTCAAACCCATCTAACGGATCATCCTCTTTTCAAGATAGAGTAACGTTGTCTGCCACTAATAGTTCGGGGGGAAATGTTCCTTTGACTTTGGCGTTAGGGCAAACTGGACTTGTAACCATTTCCGGTCAAACAGCCACCTCAGCTTGGGCTTCTGGACAAAACTATAATATTACAGAAACTGATGCTAGGGGAACTATAACTGTTTCTGCTACTCAGGCAGTCAAGACGTTAACATTGGACTATATAGCTGGTCCAAATGATTCAAACCCAGCTCAGCAGGCTATTAGAGTTTCTGGAATTGAGTCTTTACAATCTCCCGATGTTCCAGTTATTACAGGAAATGTCTTTAATGATTGTAATGGATTAACGGATAATACAATTAATGGTGGTAATGCTACGAGCATAGCCGGTTCTCTATATATTAATGCAGTTGATAATAGTAGTGGAAATGTTTTGGCGGTAGCTAAGGTTAAAAATGATGGTACCTATAGTATATCTGTTCCAAACAACAAGACCTATTCATTAAGGTTAAGCACTAATGCTGGAACACTAGGAAGTACACCACCAGCTAATGCTTTGCCAAGCGGTTATACTAATACAGGAGAAAAGTTGGGTACTGGAACTGGTCATGATGGAACACCTGATGGTAGTCTAACTGGAGTGGTAGTAAGTTCGTCTAATATTTCAAACGCTAATTTTGGTACAGTTAACGCTGTTACATTATCTACAAGTACAACGAATGTAACAACTTGTTTTGGAGGAAATAATGGGTCTGTTACTTTAACAGTTGGTACAGGGCCTTCACCTTTTACCTATTCATGGAGTAATGGTGCAACAAGCAAGAATATATCAGGGCTGACGGCAGGAGGCTATACAGTTACAGTAACTGATGCAAATGGCTGTACAACCACTACTAGTGCTTCAATAAGCCAACCAACGGCAATAAGTTTAAGTAATACAAAAACAGATTTAGTATGTAATGGCTCATCTACTGGATCTATCGATCTTTCAGTAAGTGGCGGAACGGGATCTTACACTTATGCATGGAGTAATTCAGCAACAACGCAAGATATTACAAGCTTATCGGCAGGAACCTATACAGTTACAGTAAAAGACGCTAATAATTGTACAGCGACTAGAAGTGTAACGATTACGCAACCAACGGCCATCACAAGCAGTGTAAGCAGCCAAACAAATGTTACTTGTAATGGAGCATCAACAGGAGCCGCCACAATAAGTGCAAGCGGTGGAACAGGAACATTGACGTATGCCTGGGCACCATCAGGAGGCACAGCAGCTACAGCTACCAATCTTTCAGCAGGAACTTACACAGTTACTATCAAGGATGCCAATAACTGTACAAAGACCCAATCGGTAGTTATAACTCAGCCAACGGCAATAAGTTTAAGTAATACAAAAACAGATTTATTATGTAATGGCTCATCTACTGGAGCTATAGATCTTTCAGTAAGCGGAGGCACAGGATCTTATACCTATTTATGGAGTAATTCAGCGACAACGCAAGATATTACAAGCTTATCGGCAGGAACCTATACAGTTACAGTAAAAGACGCTAATAATTGTACAGCGACTAGAAGTGTAACGATTACACAGCCAACGGCCATCACAAGCAGCGTAAGCAGTCAAACGAATGTTACTTGTAATGGAGCATCAACAGGTGCCGCGACTATAAGTGCAAGCGGTGGAACAGGAACATTGACGTATGCCTGGGCACCATCAGGAGGCACAGCAGCTACAGCTACCAATCTTTCAGCAGGAACTTACACAGTTACTATCAAGGATGCCAATAACTGTACAAAGACCCAAGGTGTTTGA
- a CDS encoding IlvD/Edd family dehydratase, translating into MAAKEKGKLRSEEWFGKEGKDGFIYRSWIKNQGYPAHQFKGKPVIGICNTWSEATPCNGHFRELAQFIKNGIYEAGGFPLEFPVMSLGETIIRPTAMLYRNLASMTVEESIRANPFDAVVLMTGCDKTTPSLVMGAASVDIPSIVLPGGPMLNGKFRGKDLGSGTDVWKFDADVKAGKMTLDEMEEAEACMSRSIGHCNTMGTASTMATMVEALGLTLPGVSSIPAADSRKKMNAHMTGMRAVEMAKENLKISKILTKPAFINAIKVNSAVGGSTNFVLHLLAIAKRVGVELSLDDFDKHGAKIPFLLNLMPSGKYLMEDYYYAGGIQVILKELGHHLSEEAITVNGKTLTENSQKARNWNTDVIRPITDPIIKEGGITVVKGNLCTEGAVIKVSAATPSLLKHKGRAVVFETIEDYHERIDNPDLDIDEHCIMVLKNVGPKGYPGMPEVGNMALPQKLIQKGISDMIRISDGRMSGTAYGTVFLHASPESALGSPLALVENGDIIECDVPAKKIHLHVSDEELAKRREKWTPIDLEFNRGYIKLYIDTVNQAHEGADLDFLIGSSGSIVNRESH; encoded by the coding sequence ATGGCTGCTAAGGAAAAAGGTAAATTAAGAAGTGAAGAATGGTTTGGTAAAGAAGGAAAAGATGGTTTCATATATCGCAGCTGGATAAAGAATCAGGGCTACCCAGCTCATCAATTTAAAGGCAAACCAGTAATTGGTATTTGTAATACTTGGTCAGAAGCAACACCATGTAACGGTCACTTTAGAGAGTTAGCACAATTCATAAAAAACGGTATATATGAAGCTGGCGGGTTCCCGCTCGAATTTCCTGTAATGTCGCTTGGCGAAACTATTATAAGACCTACTGCCATGCTTTATAGAAACTTAGCTTCTATGACGGTAGAAGAAAGTATTAGAGCCAACCCTTTTGATGCAGTTGTACTTATGACAGGATGCGACAAAACCACCCCATCTTTAGTAATGGGAGCTGCTAGTGTCGATATTCCATCCATTGTTCTTCCTGGTGGGCCAATGCTTAATGGTAAGTTTAGAGGAAAAGATTTAGGTTCGGGAACTGACGTTTGGAAGTTTGATGCTGATGTAAAAGCAGGAAAAATGACTTTAGATGAAATGGAAGAAGCTGAAGCCTGCATGAGTAGAAGTATAGGGCACTGCAACACTATGGGAACAGCCTCCACAATGGCTACCATGGTAGAAGCTCTTGGCTTAACACTTCCTGGTGTATCATCAATCCCTGCAGCAGATTCTCGTAAAAAAATGAATGCTCACATGACTGGAATGAGGGCTGTGGAGATGGCAAAAGAAAACCTTAAAATCTCAAAAATACTTACAAAACCGGCCTTTATTAACGCTATTAAGGTAAACTCCGCTGTAGGTGGCTCTACTAATTTTGTTTTACACTTACTGGCCATTGCTAAAAGAGTAGGTGTTGAACTAAGCCTTGACGATTTTGATAAGCATGGTGCCAAAATCCCATTCTTGCTAAATCTTATGCCATCTGGAAAGTACTTAATGGAAGACTACTACTACGCTGGTGGTATACAAGTCATTCTTAAAGAGCTTGGTCATCACCTTAGTGAAGAGGCCATTACGGTTAATGGTAAAACATTGACGGAAAACTCTCAAAAGGCTAGAAACTGGAATACAGATGTAATAAGACCTATTACTGACCCTATAATAAAAGAAGGCGGAATCACTGTGGTGAAAGGTAATCTTTGCACTGAAGGTGCTGTTATAAAAGTTTCAGCAGCTACTCCGTCACTTCTTAAACATAAGGGACGTGCGGTAGTTTTTGAAACTATTGAAGACTACCATGAAAGAATTGATAATCCTGATTTAGACATTGATGAGCATTGCATCATGGTCTTAAAAAATGTAGGGCCAAAAGGATATCCAGGAATGCCAGAAGTTGGCAACATGGCATTGCCTCAGAAGCTAATCCAAAAAGGAATAAGCGATATGATAAGAATATCGGATGGTAGAATGAGCGGAACAGCTTATGGAACTGTTTTCCTTCATGCATCTCCTGAGTCAGCACTTGGAAGTCCTCTAGCTCTTGTAGAAAACGGAGATATTATTGAGTGTGACGTTCCTGCTAAAAAAATACACCTTCATGTTTCGGATGAAGAGCTAGCAAAAAGAAGAGAAAAATGGACACCAATTGACCTTGAATTTAACAGAGGTTACATCAAACTATATATTGACACTGTAAACCAAGCTCATGAAGGAGCCGACTTGGACTTTCTAATCGGTTCGTCAGGAAGTATAGTAAACAGAGAATCTCACTAG
- a CDS encoding GSCFA domain-containing protein: MNFRTEIELSEFPFKVERNSKILTIGSCFSDNIGNFLVDNKIECLHNPFGVVFNPVSIFRLLTQSINQYPVKSSYFTENDGIWYHYDFHSKHFNSNKNKLESDLNLLYQKVRNFLKKADYLFITMGTAYAYRLKKNSYIVSNCHKKDANLFQKEMLTNKEIGVRFTQLYEKLKQINPKIKIVFTVSPVRHTKDTLQGNNLSKSTLRLASHYFTQDFKDIHYFPAYEILLDDLRDYRYYADDMIHVNETGQKYVREHFRKTAFSSQLNEFIDRWQKIQSQLKHKPFHSDSEAHQKFLKNLVTRLEDLSQSVNVDQEMELVKAQLI; encoded by the coding sequence ATGAATTTTCGAACCGAAATTGAACTTTCGGAATTTCCGTTTAAAGTAGAACGGAATTCAAAAATACTGACCATAGGTTCTTGTTTTTCCGACAATATTGGCAACTTCTTGGTTGATAATAAAATAGAGTGCCTACATAATCCTTTTGGTGTGGTTTTTAACCCTGTTTCAATATTCAGGCTTTTAACCCAAAGCATTAATCAGTACCCAGTTAAGTCTAGTTATTTTACAGAAAATGATGGAATTTGGTATCACTATGACTTCCATTCTAAGCATTTTAATTCTAATAAAAATAAGCTAGAAAGTGATCTAAATCTGCTATACCAAAAAGTTAGAAACTTCTTAAAGAAAGCAGATTATCTCTTCATCACTATGGGGACTGCCTACGCCTATCGGCTCAAGAAAAACTCTTATATCGTATCAAACTGTCATAAGAAAGACGCCAATCTTTTTCAAAAAGAAATGTTAACGAATAAAGAAATCGGGGTTCGTTTCACTCAACTATATGAAAAACTCAAACAAATTAACCCGAAAATTAAAATAGTATTTACAGTTAGCCCAGTAAGACATACCAAAGACACTTTACAAGGAAATAACCTTAGTAAAAGCACCCTAAGACTAGCATCACACTATTTTACTCAAGACTTTAAAGACATCCACTATTTCCCAGCCTATGAAATACTGTTAGATGATCTTAGAGACTATAGGTACTATGCTGATGACATGATTCATGTAAATGAAACTGGCCAAAAATATGTTCGCGAGCATTTCAGAAAAACTGCCTTTTCTTCTCAACTCAATGAATTCATTGACCGTTGGCAAAAAATTCAAAGTCAATTAAAGCATAAACCCTTCCATTCTGATTCTGAAGCTCACCAAAAGTTCCTTAAGAATCTAGTCACACGTCTAGAAGATTTAAGCCAATCGGTAAATGTGGACCAGGAAATGGAATTAGTAAAGGCTCAGTTAATCTAA
- a CDS encoding Mrp/NBP35 family ATP-binding protein, translated as MIKEENVLAALSHVEEPDLKKDLVTLNMVKDVVINGSDIKFTVVLTTPACPLKEVIRQRCMDALHEHLGKDITVDIHMSAEVTSIRNNSPQLPGVKNIIAISSGKGGVGKSTVTANLAIALKNSGAKVGIIDADIFGPSIPLMFGAEDVQPMITPKDGKNMIHPVNQFGIKMISIGFLTPKDNAVVWRGPMASQALRQFLGDVDWGDLDYLLIDLPPGTSDIHLSLVQTVPVTGAVVVTTPQKVALADATKGLAMFKQPQINVPILGVIENMAYFTPEELPENKYYIFGRDGGKELAKKFAVPLLGEIPIVQSIREGGDEGRPIMMNEDSPAAQAFKEAAENLAQQLAIRNAAQPATERVQVA; from the coding sequence GTGATTAAGGAAGAAAATGTTTTAGCAGCGTTAAGCCATGTAGAAGAGCCAGACTTGAAAAAGGATCTTGTTACCCTCAATATGGTTAAAGATGTGGTGATTAATGGTTCTGATATCAAATTCACCGTTGTTCTTACCACTCCGGCTTGCCCTTTAAAAGAGGTAATCCGCCAGCGATGCATGGACGCCCTTCATGAGCACCTTGGTAAAGACATTACCGTTGACATTCATATGTCGGCAGAAGTAACCTCTATCAGAAACAATTCTCCTCAATTACCTGGAGTTAAAAACATCATTGCCATTTCTTCTGGAAAAGGTGGTGTGGGAAAATCTACAGTAACAGCTAATCTTGCCATAGCTCTTAAAAACTCAGGAGCTAAAGTTGGGATAATAGACGCAGATATTTTTGGACCTTCTATCCCTCTAATGTTTGGAGCGGAAGATGTGCAACCAATGATAACCCCAAAAGATGGTAAAAACATGATTCACCCAGTGAATCAATTTGGCATTAAAATGATTTCCATTGGTTTTTTAACACCAAAAGATAATGCCGTGGTTTGGAGAGGTCCTATGGCCAGTCAAGCACTAAGGCAATTTTTAGGTGATGTGGATTGGGGTGATTTAGATTATCTTTTAATTGACCTTCCTCCAGGAACCAGCGACATACATCTTTCTTTAGTTCAAACGGTTCCAGTAACTGGAGCAGTAGTTGTAACTACGCCTCAAAAAGTGGCTCTAGCAGATGCTACTAAGGGTTTAGCTATGTTTAAGCAGCCACAAATCAATGTTCCTATTTTAGGTGTTATTGAAAACATGGCCTATTTTACTCCAGAAGAACTACCAGAAAACAAGTACTATATTTTCGGTAGAGACGGTGGAAAAGAATTAGCCAAAAAGTTTGCAGTTCCTTTGCTTGGAGAGATTCCTATTGTTCAGAGTATAAGAGAAGGAGGCGACGAAGGTAGACCTATCATGATGAATGAAGATAGCCCTGCAGCTCAAGCGTTTAAAGAAGCTGCAGAGAATTTAGCTCAGCAGTTGGCTATAAGAAATGCTGCTCAACCCGCAACCGAACGCGTACAGGTTGCATAA
- a CDS encoding NifU family protein — translation MSSIKERVEAALDSVRPYLEADGGNVSVVEITEDGTAKLELLGACGTCPMSTMTFKAGLEEAILKSVPEIKKVEALNLTPAA, via the coding sequence ATGAGTTCTATAAAAGAGCGTGTGGAGGCAGCTTTAGATTCGGTAAGACCGTATCTAGAAGCCGATGGCGGAAATGTTAGCGTAGTAGAAATCACAGAAGATGGCACAGCAAAATTAGAACTTTTGGGTGCATGTGGAACATGCCCAATGTCAACTATGACATTTAAAGCTGGCCTGGAAGAAGCTATTTTAAAATCTGTTCCAGAAATCAAGAAAGTAGAAGCACTTAATCTTACTCCAGCGGCGTAA
- a CDS encoding D-alanine--D-alanine ligase family protein, translated as MSTKLKVGIFFGGPSREREISFKGGKTAYEHLDKSLYEPLLIFVDSIGNFIEIKPELIYAEAIKDFYPSKNLNKGYRLYIEALGELNETQLYKLIYKIGKQIKIEKLSERIDIAFPVMHGPYAEDGNIQGLFEWFGIPYVGPSILGSAIGINKAFQNALLAKSNGQQKKTRIISRKEWDAADKSALFSELTKTIGFPLVVKAPHQGSSIGVGIVKKRSMEEFSKRMNQCFFDTIIAQKDWTKLTTRQKKNILERMLNLDEGIGFPVILNNQQINHPSDLLKALNVYLKVNETAVLSSNNAEDFVLIEEFITGQEFSMGIIQDEDFNIFTLPPTEIYGDIESFDFKSKYQSNVTKKRIPIDTHFDNLKKIEEQGKKAFADLGQNVVCRIDGFLTADDNVIFHDPNTLPGMSPSSLIFKQMAEIGLNITHAINYLIRQSLVQRISEGKRTFKFRELLKRIDQNMVNAKDFQKKKAAIVFGENEEEYVFAQQKYNELSASENYSPTCICAAKNGHYYLIPMPLMFKANIEEFGQAIGSPKHAFVKSLIDKTTAIRKLYAGDVNFDVKKINESDLQTSFDQLFTASSEIEA; from the coding sequence ATGAGTACTAAACTTAAAGTTGGCATTTTCTTCGGAGGGCCATCCCGAGAAAGAGAGATTTCATTTAAAGGTGGAAAAACTGCTTACGAACATCTCGACAAAAGCCTTTATGAACCACTTCTGATTTTTGTAGACAGCATCGGAAATTTCATTGAGATAAAGCCAGAGCTCATCTACGCTGAGGCCATCAAAGACTTTTACCCCTCCAAAAACCTAAATAAGGGCTACCGTTTATACATTGAGGCATTAGGTGAGCTAAACGAAACGCAACTTTATAAACTCATTTATAAAATAGGGAAACAGATAAAAATTGAAAAGCTATCTGAGAGAATAGACATTGCTTTCCCTGTTATGCATGGCCCCTATGCTGAAGATGGAAACATTCAAGGCCTTTTTGAATGGTTTGGTATTCCGTATGTAGGTCCTAGTATTTTAGGGTCTGCTATTGGTATAAATAAAGCTTTTCAAAATGCTCTTTTGGCTAAGTCAAATGGTCAACAAAAGAAAACTAGGATTATAAGTCGTAAAGAATGGGATGCTGCAGACAAATCAGCTCTTTTTAGTGAACTCACCAAAACAATAGGTTTTCCATTAGTAGTTAAGGCTCCTCACCAAGGTTCCTCTATTGGTGTGGGTATAGTAAAAAAGAGAAGCATGGAAGAGTTCTCCAAGAGAATGAATCAATGCTTTTTTGATACCATTATTGCTCAAAAAGACTGGACGAAACTTACTACCCGTCAAAAGAAGAACATTCTAGAAAGGATGCTTAATCTAGACGAAGGCATTGGTTTCCCTGTAATTTTAAACAACCAGCAAATAAACCATCCTTCTGATTTACTAAAAGCCTTAAATGTATACTTAAAAGTTAACGAGACTGCTGTATTATCTTCTAATAATGCGGAAGACTTCGTATTGATTGAAGAGTTTATCACAGGGCAAGAGTTTTCAATGGGCATAATCCAAGACGAAGACTTCAACATTTTTACGCTTCCTCCAACAGAAATTTACGGCGATATAGAAAGCTTTGACTTTAAGTCAAAATATCAATCTAACGTAACTAAAAAACGGATTCCAATTGATACACATTTTGACAACCTAAAGAAAATAGAAGAGCAGGGTAAAAAAGCCTTTGCCGATTTAGGTCAAAACGTAGTTTGCAGAATTGATGGCTTCCTTACCGCCGACGACAATGTGATTTTCCATGACCCAAATACCTTACCTGGAATGTCACCTAGTAGCCTAATATTCAAGCAAATGGCTGAAATAGGCTTAAACATCACCCATGCTATAAACTATCTTATCAGACAGTCTTTAGTTCAGCGAATTAGTGAAGGGAAAAGGACATTTAAATTTAGAGAATTACTGAAGCGAATTGACCAAAATATGGTCAATGCAAAAGATTTTCAGAAGAAAAAAGCTGCCATTGTTTTTGGTGAGAATGAAGAAGAGTATGTTTTTGCACAGCAAAAGTATAATGAGTTAAGTGCTTCAGAAAATTACAGTCCGACATGTATTTGTGCAGCTAAAAATGGCCATTACTATTTAATTCCAATGCCATTAATGTTTAAAGCAAACATTGAGGAATTCGGCCAGGCTATTGGTTCACCAAAACATGCTTTTGTTAAGTCTTTGATTGACAAAACCACCGCAATTCGTAAACTATACGCTGGCGATGTCAATTTTGACGTCAAGAAAATAAACGAATCTGATTTACAAACATCTTTTGACCAGCTCTTTACTGCGTCTTCCGAAATAGAAGCCTAA
- a CDS encoding ribonuclease H1 domain-containing protein, producing the protein MAKKKKFYVVWKGHKRGIYPTWDACKKQIDGFQGAQYKSFESESEAKDAFSKRYSQVITKGGKKKANINPNATPPTKASVVVDAAWNTKSGDMEYQGFDFRNGNLLFKKGPFRDGTNNIGEFLAIVHALALLKKHDVNLPIYTDSRTAMAWVRKKKANTKIEWTANNAELKELTERAEEWLKNNTYTNPILKWDTKNWGENPADFGRK; encoded by the coding sequence ATGGCAAAAAAGAAGAAATTTTATGTAGTCTGGAAAGGGCACAAAAGAGGTATATACCCCACTTGGGATGCCTGCAAAAAACAAATTGATGGCTTTCAAGGTGCTCAATACAAATCTTTTGAATCAGAAAGCGAGGCTAAAGACGCCTTCTCAAAAAGGTATTCCCAGGTAATTACCAAAGGTGGGAAAAAGAAAGCCAATATTAATCCTAACGCCACCCCTCCTACTAAAGCCAGTGTGGTGGTGGATGCCGCATGGAACACCAAAAGTGGTGATATGGAATACCAAGGTTTCGATTTTAGAAATGGCAATCTTCTTTTCAAAAAAGGACCTTTTAGAGACGGAACAAACAATATTGGAGAATTTTTAGCTATTGTTCATGCTTTGGCTTTGCTAAAAAAACATGACGTTAATCTCCCTATCTATACCGATTCTAGAACTGCTATGGCTTGGGTAAGAAAGAAAAAGGCCAATACCAAAATAGAATGGACCGCCAATAATGCCGAACTCAAAGAACTTACCGAAAGAGCTGAAGAATGGCTAAAAAATAATACCTACACTAATCCTATTCTTAAATGGGACACTAAAAACTGGGGTGAAAACCCTGCAGATTTTGGAAGAAAGTAA
- a CDS encoding tRNA1(Val) (adenine(37)-N6)-methyltransferase, whose product MFRFKQFTIHQDQCAMKVCIDSCIFGAWVNVSENDKILDIGTGTGLLSLMLAQKNKSLKIDAVEIDEDAYGQATENFNQSKQISLYHQDIKTFNKDNYDRIIVNPPFYMDGLSSPNAKKNKAKHQETLTLKELAEQISLKLNFAGTVAIMLPPVEMLHMEKFMSLLDFRINKRLQVKHQKGMKVFREMAEFSKKEVPYSLEELYIKEEDNQTYSDDFQALLKEYYIIF is encoded by the coding sequence ATGTTTAGATTTAAGCAGTTTACCATACATCAGGACCAATGTGCTATGAAGGTCTGTATTGATAGCTGCATATTTGGAGCTTGGGTCAATGTTTCCGAAAATGACAAAATCTTAGACATTGGCACCGGAACTGGTCTTCTCAGTCTTATGCTAGCTCAAAAGAATAAAAGCCTTAAGATAGATGCTGTAGAAATAGATGAAGATGCCTACGGTCAAGCCACTGAAAACTTCAACCAAAGCAAGCAAATAAGTCTTTACCATCAAGACATAAAAACCTTTAATAAAGACAATTACGACCGTATCATTGTCAATCCTCCTTTTTATATGGATGGCTTAAGTTCTCCAAATGCTAAAAAAAACAAAGCCAAACACCAAGAGACCTTAACATTGAAAGAGCTGGCGGAGCAAATTAGCCTTAAACTAAATTTTGCTGGCACTGTTGCCATAATGCTTCCCCCTGTGGAAATGCTTCACATGGAAAAATTTATGAGCTTGTTGGATTTTAGGATAAACAAACGGCTCCAAGTCAAGCATCAAAAAGGAATGAAAGTTTTTAGAGAAATGGCTGAGTTTTCTAAGAAAGAAGTGCCCTACTCGCTAGAAGAACTTTATATCAAAGAAGAAGACAATCAAACTTATTCGGATGATTTTCAGGCTCTCCTGAAAGAATACTACATTATTTTTTAA
- a CDS encoding glycosyltransferase family 2 protein: MLKPQISVLIPLLNEDESLPELHDWIDRTLEKAGLSYEILFIDDGSTDDSWQVIQDLHKKNDRVHGIKFSRNYGKTAALDTGFKAVKGDVIITMDADLQDNPEEIPELFRKIKEEGYDLVSGWKKKRHDPVLSKNLPSKIFNWAARKISGVKLNDFNCGLKAYDKKVVKNIKIYGEMHRYIPVIAKWNGFGKIGEQVVQHQARKYGHTKFGIDRFINGFLDLISITFVNKFGRRPMHFFGAFGVISFLMGTGITFFLICEKIYNLWKSLPFRNVTDNPLFFLALVAIIIGTQFFLAGFLGELFVKQNINQNDYIIEDQV, translated from the coding sequence ATGCTTAAACCGCAAATCAGTGTTCTGATTCCACTTCTTAATGAAGACGAATCTTTACCTGAACTTCATGATTGGATTGACCGAACGCTTGAAAAAGCTGGTCTTTCGTATGAAATCCTTTTTATAGACGATGGCAGTACAGATGACTCTTGGCAAGTAATTCAAGATTTGCACAAGAAAAACGACAGGGTGCACGGCATTAAATTCAGCAGAAATTATGGTAAAACTGCCGCTTTAGACACTGGTTTTAAAGCAGTAAAAGGTGACGTGATTATTACTATGGATGCTGATTTACAGGACAATCCAGAAGAAATACCTGAGCTTTTCAGGAAAATTAAAGAAGAAGGGTACGACTTAGTCTCTGGCTGGAAAAAGAAAAGACATGACCCTGTTTTATCAAAAAACCTACCAAGTAAAATATTCAATTGGGCGGCCAGAAAAATATCAGGCGTAAAACTAAACGACTTCAACTGTGGCCTAAAAGCTTACGACAAAAAAGTAGTAAAAAATATAAAAATTTACGGTGAAATGCACCGCTATATTCCTGTAATAGCCAAATGGAATGGTTTTGGAAAAATTGGTGAACAAGTGGTTCAGCATCAAGCTAGAAAATATGGTCATACCAAATTCGGAATTGACCGCTTTATAAATGGCTTTCTTGACCTTATCAGCATCACTTTTGTAAACAAATTTGGACGCAGACCCATGCACTTCTTCGGTGCTTTTGGAGTCATCTCATTTTTGATGGGAACGGGTATTACGTTCTTCTTGATTTGTGAAAAAATTTACAATCTGTGGAAATCTTTACCTTTTAGAAACGTAACCGATAACCCGCTATTCTTCTTAGCTTTAGTGGCTATTATTATCGGAACACAGTTTTTCTTAGCGGGATTTCTAGGTGAATTGTTTGTTAAACAAAACATTAACCAAAACGATTACATCATAGAAGACCAAGTCTAG